One window of the Jannaschia sp. CCS1 genome contains the following:
- a CDS encoding AAA family ATPase: protein MTSSEAPPPYLSITPDRALEEMADPITTEGFAKLAKACARGREDLTSRGLDDRGRKQLRRFSTWEITRYLIPVAPAHFRRVLRQNPDLPQGLTETDGGAKWFTLDEVLRLRLHFATEGSKSKSYRPYRPAGLPAKIAAVANFKGGVGKTSTAAHLAMSAALDGYKVLVVDLDSQGSMTSIFGGRVEDEWQTIFPLLARHYAEHQQAENRRRMERGESPQTLDETLDEALALSAGDLVQDTHWPNIDLIGAQLDLYWAEFQIPVWRMASRGWKLWEGLSARLEADGVLDRYDLVILDTPPALGYLTINALAAADILLVPVGASFLEFDSTGRFFDMLHATFSSIEDSENMAARALGLGETRFEWDAVRAVITRFNGNQQAEMAALMQAYMGDSLSPYRQDFTALIGQAGEQVSGIYEADYRDFNRETYVRGRAAFDETYAGFKRLLVGAWRRDEEAAATAAAE from the coding sequence ATGACCTCATCCGAAGCCCCCCCTCCTTATCTGTCTATCACACCTGATCGTGCTCTTGAAGAAATGGCGGATCCGATCACAACCGAAGGGTTTGCGAAGCTGGCCAAGGCCTGTGCCCGGGGCAGAGAGGATCTGACCAGCCGGGGGTTGGATGACCGTGGTCGCAAACAATTGCGCCGCTTCTCGACCTGGGAAATCACCCGCTATCTCATCCCGGTGGCACCTGCCCATTTCCGCCGTGTCCTGCGCCAAAACCCGGACCTGCCCCAGGGGCTGACAGAAACCGATGGTGGCGCGAAGTGGTTCACCCTCGACGAAGTCCTGCGCCTGCGCCTTCATTTCGCAACGGAAGGGTCGAAATCAAAATCCTACAGACCCTATCGCCCCGCAGGCCTGCCCGCCAAGATCGCCGCCGTCGCTAATTTCAAAGGCGGAGTGGGTAAGACCTCCACCGCGGCGCATCTGGCGATGTCAGCGGCCCTGGACGGCTACAAGGTGCTGGTAGTGGACCTGGACAGCCAGGGTTCCATGACGTCGATCTTCGGGGGCCGTGTGGAGGATGAATGGCAAACAATCTTTCCGCTGCTGGCCCGGCACTACGCCGAACATCAGCAGGCCGAGAACCGGCGCAGGATGGAACGCGGTGAAAGCCCGCAGACCCTCGACGAGACCTTGGATGAGGCCCTGGCACTGTCCGCCGGGGACCTGGTGCAAGACACCCATTGGCCCAACATCGACCTGATCGGCGCGCAGCTGGATCTCTATTGGGCGGAATTCCAAATCCCGGTCTGGCGCATGGCAAGCCGCGGCTGGAAGCTGTGGGAGGGTCTCAGCGCCCGTCTTGAGGCCGATGGGGTATTGGATCGCTACGATCTGGTGATCCTCGATACGCCCCCTGCCCTCGGCTATCTGACGATAAATGCCCTTGCGGCCGCAGACATCCTTCTGGTGCCTGTCGGCGCGTCATTTCTGGAGTTCGATTCCACGGGCCGGTTCTTCGACATGCTCCACGCGACCTTCAGTTCCATCGAAGATAGCGAGAACATGGCCGCGCGGGCCCTGGGCCTTGGCGAGACACGCTTTGAGTGGGATGCAGTGCGCGCCGTCATCACCCGCTTCAACGGCAATCAGCAGGCCGAGATGGCCGCGCTCATGCAAGCCTATATGGGTGACAGCCTCAGCCCCTACCGGCAGGACTTCACCGCTCTGATCGGGCAGGCGGGCGAACAGGTGTCAGGTATCTATGAGGCCGATTACCGTGACTTCAACCGCGAGACCTACGTGCGCGGCCGTGCCGCTTTTGATGAGACCTATGCAGGCTTCAAGCGGCTTCTGGTCGGCGCATGGCGGCGCGATGAAGAGGCAGCTGCTACCGCGGCGGCAGAATAG
- a CDS encoding GMC oxidoreductase, translated as MIIDGRSSNHTGALDYDVLIVGAGPAGITLALELSGQGLQIGLLESGGLGFDPDTQMLYDGPVTGNSDGVDLSAIRLRFFGGSTNHWGGRCVPLDPIDFARRPLTGLSGWPITYEEMGNFYTRAHPYLGIGRNEYDPLAIEGVDRDDLLLPDSDILRTVTIRQSDWQFGLEYETALAEATDIDLWLWTNVTGLDMDDDGVVRSVTTRTLDRVARQFSARYVVLACGAVENARQILDLNASTGARFGDTGGFVGQCYMDHPTAGAGFLWPEQPLEPQLYWTHTNDVDGTQIRLLWALQENVMERENLSNMQFYLIPMDPEQDPRNTAATEGWWALRNIAKMALGRDTGRITFSDAYCSAITNADVMAADALGLIGTGELAQRVLLKFETEQSPERNNAVTLTNDRDALGLRRAALNWAPSVRDRDAVLRTTELIGQAVGAAGFGRIELEDHFEEPYWGTTTSWHQIGTTRMAMNPDDGVVDPDCRLHGSDNLYLAGGSVMPTGGRANPTLTIVALSLRLADHLKQRIAS; from the coding sequence ATCGGTTTGCTGGAAAGTGGCGGGCTCGGGTTCGATCCAGACACCCAGATGCTCTATGATGGACCGGTAACGGGCAACAGTGACGGTGTGGATCTTTCCGCTATCCGTCTGCGGTTCTTCGGCGGTTCCACCAATCATTGGGGTGGGCGCTGCGTACCCCTTGATCCGATTGATTTCGCGCGGCGCCCCCTGACTGGTCTGTCCGGTTGGCCCATCACCTACGAAGAGATGGGCAACTTCTATACACGCGCCCATCCTTACTTGGGCATCGGTCGGAACGAATATGATCCACTGGCCATCGAGGGTGTGGACCGGGATGATCTGCTTCTGCCCGATAGTGACATTCTGCGAACGGTCACGATCCGCCAAAGCGACTGGCAATTCGGTCTGGAATACGAAACGGCTCTTGCCGAGGCCACCGATATTGATCTGTGGCTGTGGACCAATGTGACCGGGCTCGACATGGATGACGACGGGGTTGTGCGCAGTGTTACGACACGCACACTTGACCGCGTCGCCCGGCAATTCTCGGCACGCTATGTGGTTCTGGCGTGTGGTGCCGTAGAAAATGCGCGTCAAATTCTAGACCTGAATGCCTCCACCGGCGCCCGTTTTGGCGATACCGGGGGGTTTGTGGGGCAATGTTACATGGATCATCCCACCGCAGGGGCGGGTTTCCTATGGCCTGAACAGCCATTGGAGCCACAACTCTACTGGACCCACACCAACGACGTGGACGGCACACAGATTCGATTGCTTTGGGCACTACAAGAAAACGTGATGGAGCGCGAGAACCTCAGCAACATGCAATTCTACCTCATCCCAATGGACCCCGAACAAGACCCGCGCAACACGGCCGCCACCGAAGGCTGGTGGGCCCTGCGCAATATCGCGAAAATGGCACTTGGACGGGATACCGGGCGGATTACCTTCTCGGATGCCTATTGCTCTGCGATCACCAATGCCGATGTCATGGCGGCCGACGCTCTGGGACTTATCGGGACAGGTGAACTTGCTCAGCGTGTTTTGTTGAAATTCGAGACCGAACAAAGTCCCGAGCGCAACAATGCCGTCACCCTCACCAATGACCGAGACGCCTTGGGCCTAAGACGCGCCGCCTTGAATTGGGCCCCATCGGTACGGGACCGCGATGCAGTCCTACGAACCACAGAACTGATTGGCCAAGCGGTAGGTGCCGCTGGTTTTGGTCGAATCGAACTGGAAGATCACTTCGAAGAACCATATTGGGGCACGACAACATCGTGGCACCAAATTGGTACAACCCGCATGGCGATGAATCCAGACGACGGTGTCGTTGATCCCGATTGCCGACTCCATGGGTCCGACAATCTCTATCTGGCGGGAGGGAGCGTCATGCCGACCGGAGGACGTGCCAATCCCACATTGACGATCGTGGCTCTCTCCCTACGTCTAGCCGACCACCTGAAACAGAGGATAGCCTCATGA
- a CDS encoding replication initiator protein A, with the protein MAGSAGGLSASDGDFFLCDLFDPVPKGDLGTMEHPVFSLATRPDRRILTYEHNGVEITVTPSVKGRATIFDKDILIFCTSQLMAAINANRPVSRTLQLTAHDLLLATGRDRSGDGYKRLRAAFERLAGTRITTNLITGGVEVTQGFGLIEAWQIVRRTRNGRMVSVSVTLSEWLYRAALTKSVLTLSRQYFRMRKPLERRIYELARKHCGRQNEWRVSVDTLLKKSGSASPRRVFRAMLREMIAADALPDYHLQEEPGDILRVTLRDAVIEAAGRPIVSSDTLNQARALMPGWDVYVLEAEWRNWWAATGRPHLRSPDKAFLGWVRTQAARA; encoded by the coding sequence ATGGCAGGCAGTGCGGGGGGTCTTTCGGCCTCTGACGGGGATTTCTTTCTGTGCGATCTTTTTGACCCGGTTCCCAAGGGTGATCTGGGCACGATGGAACATCCGGTCTTCTCGCTCGCCACACGGCCCGACCGCCGGATCCTGACCTATGAACATAACGGGGTCGAGATCACGGTGACGCCGTCGGTCAAGGGGCGGGCCACGATCTTCGATAAGGACATCCTGATCTTCTGCACCTCGCAGCTGATGGCAGCGATTAATGCCAATCGCCCCGTGAGCCGGACGTTGCAACTGACCGCCCACGACCTGCTGTTGGCCACGGGGCGCGATCGCAGCGGTGATGGCTACAAGCGGCTGCGCGCGGCTTTCGAGCGTCTGGCGGGCACCCGGATCACCACCAATTTGATCACCGGCGGGGTGGAGGTAACCCAGGGCTTCGGTCTTATCGAGGCCTGGCAGATCGTGCGCAGAACCCGCAATGGGCGGATGGTCAGCGTGTCCGTAACCCTCTCTGAATGGCTGTATAGAGCCGCTTTGACGAAGTCGGTTCTGACGCTGAGCCGTCAGTATTTTCGCATGCGAAAACCGCTTGAACGGCGCATCTATGAGCTGGCCCGAAAACATTGCGGTCGGCAGAACGAATGGCGGGTGTCGGTGGATACCCTGCTGAAAAAGTCCGGCTCCGCCAGCCCGCGCCGCGTGTTCCGCGCCATGCTGCGGGAGATGATCGCCGCCGATGCGCTGCCCGATTATCACCTGCAGGAAGAACCAGGTGATATCCTTCGTGTTACCCTGCGCGATGCCGTGATCGAGGCGGCGGGCCGTCCGATCGTATCCTCTGATACGCTGAATCAGGCTCGGGCGTTGATGCCCGGTTGGGATGTCTACGTGCTGGAGGCGGAATGGCGCAATTGGTGGGCCGCAACAGGCCGCCCACATCTGCGGTCACCCGACAAGGCGTTCCTGGGGTGGGTGCGGACGCAGGCCGCCCGCGCCTAG